CTCTCGGACGCTCGACCTATGGTCGAACTGGGAGATTATTAAAACCGGGAAGGGGTAAAAAACCCCTTCCCGGTTTTAATAACTCCCTAGAGAACAAATATCTCGAGGCCTTCGAGTCCAAAAAGTTACAAAGTCGAGTATAAACGTCTATCTCATTTATAGATAGTAGGTTAAAATTACATTAATCACAAAATACAGATCTTTTATTGCAGAATAAATGTGCTGAAGACATAATAAACTTTAACTATCCGGTTTTTATTGTTCAATATGACGACTCACCAAAAATTAACAAGTACTTTTGTTGTCTTAAATGATAAAGGTTTGCATACACGTCCGGCAACAGAGCTTGTGAAATGTGCATCCTCGTTCAAGGCGCATATTTCATTAATTTATCAGGAATTCACTGTAAATGCTAAATCGCTTTTGGGTATTTTAATGCTAGCTGCAGCGAGAGGGGCAAAAATTCGCGTTGAAGCAGAAGGCATTGATGCCGATACGGCAATTGAGGCTCTGACTGCTCTGGCTAAAAATAAGTTCCACGTTCAGTATTAATCAATTTTTGATGAATCCAGTAATTGTTAGGACCGAAAACAATATTTTCATTAAATGCTTCGTCAACTGCCCGCATGACCCCGGGAAATAAAGAGTTATAGTCATGTCCTGCGATCAATCCACCTGATCTGATCTTAGGTTGCCATAATGTAATATCTTGTTTTACGTAAGAATAGCTGTGATTGCCGTCAATAAGAATGAGATCAATGGGTTCGGCAATGAGATCGGACGCTTCTTGTGAAGTGTGTCGCATGATTGTTGTTTGAGGGTCATTTCCGAATAGAGAAATAACCATGTGATAGGCCTTTTCCATAACTTCTTTGTCTTGTGTAGGTGCTGCAGCCTCCTCATTTTTATAATCGGAATAAATTTCCCAAGGATCAATCAGATAGAGGTGCGCTTCCGGGAAAAGTTGCCTGAGATAGATAGAGGAAATACCCCGATAGACTCCAATTTCAGCAATCGTTTTAATTTTGACATTCCATAAGAGTGAGACCGTTTTTAAGAAAGCTATCGGATGGGGAAAATAGCTGCAGGAAAGCAGGTCGAGCCAAAATGGGTGATATGGGCTGATCTTTTCCATTGATTAATTTTCAACTTCGACTGTTTTGTCTAAAAGCTCTTTTGTGCAGAAGATAGGGATATTATTGTAAATAGCTAAAACTAGGCAGTCGCTTGGGCGTGCATCAATCTCTAATATCGTTTTTTTTGTTTTAGATTTATGTTCTAAAAAAAGTTTTGCAAAATAGATAGTATCTTGAACATCATAGATCAAAACTTGAAGGGGTTTGACATCTAAGCTATTTAATACTGAGTTGAGAAGTTCATGTGTCTTTGGGCGTTTTGAGGTTTCATCCGAGAGATAATCTTCAATGTCTTCTCCTACCTTTGGTTCAGTATAAATTGCAAATTTTTTTTCCTCGGCATCCAGTAAAAATAAAGTGTAGATATTGGATTGCATGATTTTGTGACATGAAAGGGGGATGAGTTCATTACTTGACATGACTATGACCTTTGATTGACTTGAACTTTTGTTTTACTCTTTAACTTGGATAGGTCATTATTCCAAGAGGAATTTTAAGAAATTCTTTTATAAGTTAGTTTTTTCTTCAACTTGGCCATTGTTTTTTCCAATTAAAACTCGATCGGCAAGGTGATAGAAGAGACCGGTTTCAATGACTCCCGGAATGGTGATCAATTGCATATGAAGAGATTGGGGATCGGGGATTTTTAGGAGAGGGTGCAAATCGTAAATATAGTTGCCACCATCAGTCAGATAAAATGTGTGATCGGATGAAGTGCGGATTTCACCTTTTAATCCGAGGGCATTGATTTTAAAAATGGTTGCAGTGTAGGCAAATGGGCAAATTTCTATCGGAAGCTTGCAAGCGCCGATAGAGTCAACACACTTTGACTCATCAACCACAACAATCATATGCCGGCTCGAAGAGGCAAGCATTTTCTCTCGGAGAAGCGCACCACCACCACCTTTAATCATGTTTTTATATCGATCGATTTCATCTGCACCATCAATCGTGATATCAAGTTCCGTAAATAGGTCATTTTTAATAGGAGTGATTTTTCCTTCAAGAGCTTGTTTGCGCGATTTCTCAGAACTGAATGCAGCTTGAATACATAGACCTTCTTCACATCTTTGAAGGAGGCGCTCAATAAAGTAATAGACTGTTGAGCCCGTTCCAATGCCTACTTTCATGTTATTCTGAATCAAATTAGCGGCTTGATAACCACAAGCTTTTTTTCCATCTTCGTTCAAAACAGCCCTCAAATATTAAAACTAGCATTGCTATTAGATATACCGTGAGTCATTTAAACTGGGAAGGGGTTTTTTACCCCTTCCCGGTTTAAATTATCTCCTAATCAGAGATTCTAAATATTTGAGTTTTTATAATCCTTTAGTTAAGATAAACTTTCCCTGACACTTGATGGAGGATTCGTGAATATCACATCTCAAAAAAATGATGTTATAGCTAAAGAAAGTGCAAAAACATTGAGAGATCGGCGTAAACTCATAGCCCGCTTTGAAGAAATTGACAAACAGGTGACAGATGAGGGTCTAAGACATGCGGCTATGCGTATTCGTGAGAGAATTAATCGATTAGCTCCATTGCGCGTTCCCTTAGGAAATAGTTTTGAAATGTTTGATGGAAATCAACATCCAAAGGAATTAAGTGAGCGGGTGAAAAAATTCGCAAGTGGCATTCGTCTTATGATGCCCATCGAAGATGGGAGTGACGAGGAAGTCAATGACGCATAATATTATTGATATTCTGATACAGCGCAAAGTGGTTGAAGATATGACTTCAACAGAGCTGAGAAAAATTTGCGCTAAACCCATTAAATTTTATCATGGAATTGATCCCACAGCTTCTTCACTCCATCTTGGAAATTTAGTTGGTTTGATTATGGCCTCTCGGTTTCAAAGATTAGGTCACAAGCCCTACATTTTAATCGGTGGTGGAACATCGCGCATTGGGGATCCTTCAGGGAAAAGTAAGGAGCGCCCTCTTTTAGGTGAAGAGCAAATTAGTGCTAATATTGAGGGGATTTCAAAGATATTACATCGCCTGCTTGATTTTTCTCATCCCACTGCTGCCCCCGTCATTGTTAATAACTTAGATTGGCTCAATGAGTATCGGCTCATTGATTTCTTACGCGATATTGGGAAGCATTTTAGAATGGGACCGATGCTCTCAAAAGAAAGTGTCAAACAGAGATTAAATTCTGATGAAGGCATTAGCTTTACCGAGTTTACTTATCAAGTTTTACAAGGGTATGATTTCTTGCATCTCTATCAAAAAGA
This window of the Simkaniaceae bacterium genome carries:
- a CDS encoding HPr family phosphocarrier protein — its product is MTTHQKLTSTFVVLNDKGLHTRPATELVKCASSFKAHISLIYQEFTVNAKSLLGILMLAAARGAKIRVEAEGIDADTAIEALTALAKNKFHVQY
- a CDS encoding class I SAM-dependent methyltransferase, which encodes MEKISPYHPFWLDLLSCSYFPHPIAFLKTVSLLWNVKIKTIAEIGVYRGISSIYLRQLFPEAHLYLIDPWEIYSDYKNEEAAAPTQDKEVMEKAYHMVISLFGNDPQTTIMRHTSQEASDLIAEPIDLILIDGNHSYSYVKQDITLWQPKIRSGGLIAGHDYNSLFPGVMRAVDEAFNENIVFGPNNYWIHQKLINTERGTYF
- a CDS encoding bifunctional nuclease family protein; the protein is MSSNELIPLSCHKIMQSNIYTLFLLDAEEKKFAIYTEPKVGEDIEDYLSDETSKRPKTHELLNSVLNSLDVKPLQVLIYDVQDTIYFAKLFLEHKSKTKKTILEIDARPSDCLVLAIYNNIPIFCTKELLDKTVEVEN
- the rpiA gene encoding ribose 5-phosphate isomerase A; its protein translation is MNEDGKKACGYQAANLIQNNMKVGIGTGSTVYYFIERLLQRCEEGLCIQAAFSSEKSRKQALEGKITPIKNDLFTELDITIDGADEIDRYKNMIKGGGGALLREKMLASSSRHMIVVVDESKCVDSIGACKLPIEICPFAYTATIFKINALGLKGEIRTSSDHTFYLTDGGNYIYDLHPLLKIPDPQSLHMQLITIPGVIETGLFYHLADRVLIGKNNGQVEEKTNL